Below is a genomic region from Brassica rapa cultivar Chiifu-401-42 chromosome A08, CAAS_Brap_v3.01, whole genome shotgun sequence.
AACTTCAAGCACTGCAACTTCAAGCAGAACGAGAAGACCACCTGCTTGGCAAGCTGATTACATCTCTGGAAGAGATTTGTCTGACGATGAGGCAAACATGGCGAGTACCGGTTCTATGGCGTTCATGGTAATCACTGATCCAACAACTTTTCAAGAAGCCGTAGAACACTTGAGGTGGAAGGAAGCGATGGATGCAGAGATAACTTCGATCGAGAAGAATCAAACCTGGTCACTGGTAACACTTCCAGATGGAGCAAAAGAAATCGGTGTCAAGTGGatctacaaaacaaaattcaatgAGCTGGGAGAGGTCGACAAATTCAAAGCCAGACTTGTAGTGAAGGGCTATGCTCAAGAATATGGGATCGATTACACAGAAGTGTTTGCGCCTGTGGCTCGAATGGATACTGTGAGGATGATCATTGCAATGGCTGCTCAGAGAGGTTGGGGAATTTTTCAGTTGGATGTAAAGTCAGCTTTCCTACACGGTGAGTTGAAGGAGGATGTTTTTGTGGAACAACCTCAAGGTTATGAAGTTACTGGAAAGGAGCATATGGTTTACAAGCTGCACAAGGCTCTGTACGGACTAAAACAGGCACCACGAGCCTGGTTTAGCCGCATTGAAGCTTACTTCATCAGAGAAGGTTTCGAGAGCAGCTCCAGCGAACAGACCTTGTTCATCAAGCACAAAGGAGGTAAAATTCTCATCGTTAGTATCTATGTTGATGACTTGCTGTTTACTGGTGATGATGAAGAGTTATTAGCCGAGTTCAAACAGTCAATGAAAAGAGAATTTGATATGACTGATTTGGGGAGAATGAGATACTTTCTTGGCATAGAAGTAGTACAGAAGAGCGATGGAATTTTCATTTGTCAACGGAAGTATGCTGCAGAGGTCATTGAGAGATTTGGAATGCAGAATTTCAACTCTGTCTGCAATCCAATGGTTCCTGGTCAGAAACTTGGTCGAGATGAGACAGGCGTGAAGGCAGATTCAACTCTGTACAAGCAAATGGTGGGGAGCTTGATGTATTTAACAGCAACACGTCCTGATCTGATGTTTGTGGTGTGTCTCATCAGTCGGTTCATGGCCAGTCCTACAGAGTTGCATTTCGCTGCAGTGAAGAGAATCATGCGGTACTTAAAAGGCACCATGGAGCTTGGAATCTGGTACAAAAGGGGAGGAGACACAGGGCTGGTTGGTTACACAGACAGTGACTATGCAGGAGACATAGATGACAGCAAGAGTACTTCAGGATATGTATTCTTGATGGGAGGAGGAGCTGTTGCTTGGTCATCACGAAAGCAACCCATTGTGACACTATCGACGACTGAGGCGGAGTATGTTGCAGCAGCAACTTGTGCGTGTCAAGCCATTTGGATGGGAAGAGTTCTAGAAGAGATTGGATACGATCAAGGAGAAGAAATGGTGCTGTTATGTGACAACACTTCTACCATCAAGTTATCCAAGAATGCAGTCTTGCATGGGAAATCCAAACACATCAGAGTTCGTTTTCATTTTCTAAGGGATTTGGTTAAAGAAGGAACCATTAAGCTTGAGTACTGCAACACTGAGGAGCAGCTTGCAGATATCATGACAAAACCTCTGAAGATGGCAACGTTTCAGAGAATTCAAGAAGCTTTTGGAATGCGTATGATGAACTGATTCCTTGAGAAGGTTCAGTTCAAGGGAGGGATTGTTGAGTTAGTTTGCTTTCTGTTATTGCTTCCGTAAGTTTAGGAATAAAGAGACTTGTTCTCTATAGTTTGAATTGGTCATTATCTGTTTCCGTTTTATTAAGCTAGTAGTTGAAGTAGTAGAGTCATGCTCTGTTTCAGTTATTTGTTTCAGTAATTGTAGCCTATAAAAGGCATTGAAAGCGTATGAGTAAAGCCAGATCATTTCAGTGCAATCTTGTGTCTTCTTTGAATTTACCTTTACAATTAACAATCTCAGGGCTGCATCATCCATTTAACCACCTGAACAAAATGGCTGTTTGTAaaagatcatcatcatcttcttctttatctCCAATCCATCCTAGAAACGGTTTTTGCAATGCAAACTCCACATTCTACAGTAAACGCAACCCATTGCCACTCCCGGCTAACTCCTCCCTTGACGTCACCACATTTATCTCCTCTCAAGCTCACCACGGCACCACCGCCTTCATCGACGCCGCCACAGGCCACCGTATAAGCTTCTCCGATCTCTGGAGATCCGTAGACAACGTAGCCGACTGTCTCCATCGCGACATGGGAATAAGGAGAGGCGACGTAGTACTCATCCTCTCTCCCAACTCCATCTCCATCCCTCTCGTCTGCCTCTCCGTCATGTCTCTCGGCGCCGTAGTCACCACCGCGAATCCTCTCAACACCGCCTCAGAAATCTCCAGACAGGTCGCAGACTGCAACCCAAAGCTCGCCTTCGCGACTCCTGACCAGGCTCCCAAACTCGCCGCCTCGGGGGCCATCTCCGTCGTCCTCACGGAGGAGGACGAAGAGCGGGTGGGATCCACTCTCGGAGTCCGAGTCGTCGGGAGCTTGAGCGAGATGATGAAAAAGAAACCGAGCGAGCGGCGAGTCAGAAACCGAGTTAACCGGGACGAAACGGCGATGCTTCTGTACTCCTCCGGAACCACAGGGCGAAGCAAAGGAGTGATAATCTCTCACGGAAACTTAATAGCGCACGTGGCGAGATACATCGCCGAGCCACTGGAGCCGAACCAGACCTTCCTCTGCACCGTTCCGTTGTTCCACACCTTCGGGTTACTTAACTACGCTTTGGCCACCGTGGCTTTGGGTTCGACGGTGGTGATTCTCCGGAAGTTTGACCTCCACGGTATGATGGCGGCGGTGGAGAAGTACAGAGCGACGACTCTGGTTTTGGTGCCGCCTATTTTGGTAGCTATGATCAACGGCTCAGATTTGATCAAGGCCAGGTACGATTTGACCTCGCTGAAAACGGTTAGATCCGGTGGAGCTCCGTTGAGCAAAGAGGTTACGGAGAGTTTTTTAGAGAAGTATCCAACGGTTGATATTTTTCAAGGGTACGCTTTGACTGAATCAAACAGCTCAGGAGCTTCGACTGATTCGGTGGAGGAGAGTAAGAGACACGGTGCGGTTGGGCTGTTGTCGTCAGGTGTGGAAGCGCGGGTTGTGGATCCGGATACGGGTCGGATCATGGGTGTGAACCAAACGGGCGAGCTTTGGCTCAAAGGTCCCGCCATCACAAAAGGTTATATAAATATACGTTACCGTGCGCAACAAGGAATTTAAATAAAAGGttttatgaattaatttattgtttcttttattttaaaaggttATTATCGAAACGAAGAAGCTACAAAAGAAACTATTAATTCAGAAGGATGGCTAAAAACGGGAGATCTCTGCTGCATCGACGATGATGGATTTGTTTTTATATTGGATCGATTGAAAGAGCTAATCAAATACAAAGCTTACCAGGTTATTGTTTGACTTTTGTCAAAATGATGAATGTTTGTGTATATTCGAACAGCATCCTCTTCAGATTTCTAGACCTTTAGGTTAGAAAAGCATTTAACCATAAACCATCTCGGTTATTTATTTGGGTGATCATTGGCCTACGTAGGTCCCTCCAGCTGAACTAGAAGGTTTGCTGCTCACTCATCCTGAAATCGTTGATGCCGCAGTGATCCCGTAAGTGACAACAACACTATAAAGTCCTTTTGTACCAGAAACAATCTTGAGTTTTATAACATATTTGGGAATTTACAGATTTCCAGACAGAGAAGTAGGGCAGCTTCCGATGGCGTACATTGTAAGAAAAACAGGAAGCTTGTTATCAGAGAAGTCATTGATGGAGTTTGTAGCCAAACAAGTGGCACCATACAAGAGAGTACGAAAGGTGGCTTTCGTGTCTTCCATTCCAAAAAATCCATCAGGGAAGATTCTGCGCAAGGACCTCATCAAGCTCGCAACTTCCAACTCCACGGTTTAAAACTGTAACAAGACTATTAATGAGAGCCAAtttcaatatataattatcatatCTTCCACCTCTCTGGaacaataaaaaaagtaaataactgTAACATATGAACGTGTAGTTCGAGCGTGAACAAAATGCTTATAAAGGATTAACCGGTTAATTACATGCATATGTATTGATTCAACCATCCAAAAGTTAGTAAATAAAAGTAactgaataattttatttggaTCGGTgcaatatataattaaactctTGAAATCATGTAActgaataattttttgaaactatttgaAATATTCAGATTTAGATATGATTCTTATTCGGTTTATATAAGAGTTTTTTAAATGGGTGACCTGatcatattttcttataaatattttagttatccTAATCATTTACCGATACTGAATGCTTAAAACGAGAGATGTAAAACTTTGTGAATCTAACAAAATGGCCAAATTTAAGACCAGATATTTTAATATTGCCAAACTTAAAAATTGGTGATAATGTATAATAGCTAACTTGTTATGCAATTTACAGATACaccaactatatgatataacATGTACCTGATTATTTGTCGGGGAATTCATGGATAATGTTTACGCATAGTCACGTTATTTGTAGTGACAAATTGTAGTCTGGTCCATTGCTTGCTTGTATTAATTCTAAATCATGGAAACATAATTAAACTGGAACTAACACTTAAtttgattttggt
It encodes:
- the LOC103835792 gene encoding 4-coumarate--CoA ligase-like 8, with translation MTLAVSMVGFGRFTITHLTRMVSSTLRSGGNAHSGRIFSIGSLPCIALPRLLPFAGLHLNPRKFSSDAFNTSSKPGLATPGLHHPFNHLNKMAVCKRSSSSSSLSPIHPRNGFCNANSTFYSKRNPLPLPANSSLDVTTFISSQAHHGTTAFIDAATGHRISFSDLWRSVDNVADCLHRDMGIRRGDVVLILSPNSISIPLVCLSVMSLGAVVTTANPLNTASEISRQVADCNPKLAFATPDQAPKLAASGAISVVLTEEDEERVGSTLGVRVVGSLSEMMKKKPSERRVRNRVNRDETAMLLYSSGTTGRSKGVIISHGNLIAHVARYIAEPLEPNQTFLCTVPLFHTFGLLNYALATVALGSTVVILRKFDLHGMMAAVEKYRATTLVLVPPILVAMINGSDLIKARYDLTSLKTVRSGGAPLSKEVTESFLEKYPTVDIFQGYALTESNSSGASTDSVEESKRHGAVGLLSSGVEARVVDPDTGRIMGVNQTGELWLKGPAITKGYYRNEEATKETINSEGWLKTGDLCCIDDDGFVFILDRLKELIKYKAYQVPPAELEGLLLTHPEIVDAAVIPFPDREVGQLPMAYIVRKTGSLLSEKSLMEFVAKQVAPYKRVRKVAFVSSIPKNPSGKILRKDLIKLATSNSTV